The Paenibacillus sp. MBLB1832 genome has a window encoding:
- a CDS encoding molybdopterin-dependent oxidoreductase has protein sequence MHAPISIQVTELHIENETYTVEQMVEAAKQQFRVEDRVPSVQGDAFDLKDWHRNWRISHSMEGIAEPTHVQVEAIDEFQARMPWSQVDQALFLYAQEGQPLKKGYPIRLYVPDGSSECLNVKSIVKIWFLHDASLGEEATYGFKNKVTLDEMKLKK, from the coding sequence ATGCATGCACCAATAAGCATTCAAGTAACGGAATTACATATCGAGAATGAAACCTACACGGTTGAACAAATGGTGGAGGCGGCCAAACAGCAGTTTCGAGTGGAAGATCGTGTGCCTTCGGTCCAGGGAGATGCTTTTGATCTGAAAGATTGGCATCGAAATTGGAGAATCTCACATTCCATGGAAGGTATCGCGGAGCCAACGCATGTGCAAGTAGAAGCGATCGATGAATTTCAAGCACGGATGCCGTGGTCGCAAGTAGATCAAGCACTGTTTCTATATGCACAGGAGGGGCAGCCGCTCAAGAAGGGCTATCCAATACGGCTTTATGTTCCCGATGGCAGCAGTGAATGCCTGAACGTCAAAAGTATTGTGAAAATTTGGTTCCTGCACGATGCCAGCTTAGGGGAAGAAGCGACATATGGCTTTAAAAATAAAGTAACCCTGGATGAGATGAAATTGAAGAAATGA
- a CDS encoding HD-GYP domain-containing protein — protein MRVHVLQLIVGDKLISDSYNSVGLHLLSSGTVLDAGDITMLNRHSVDYVDIAPRVSEIEKVVEEAPVRQANMLQIDLFNSAVDGIKELFDTVQKGGVLQNENVESAFNPLIGSIKEENDVVSLLLSLNSDDDYTLQHSVQVGMLSYYIAKWMNKSEKEALIIGKAGYLHDIGKCKISLDILNKPGKLTRDEFEEVQKHTIYGYDMIKKQLKDDTLALVALQHHERMDGTGYPLRKFGNDIHSYSRIIAVADIYSAMISSRVYQQRRDLLYVLKELHRMSFGQLDPKITQVFIRNMIPNFIGKKVFLSDGREGTIIMTNPTDFFRPLININGQFLDMSQLANVEITTIAI, from the coding sequence ATGCGAGTACATGTGCTTCAACTTATCGTTGGCGACAAATTGATTTCCGATTCCTACAATTCCGTAGGTCTGCATCTCCTCTCATCAGGCACAGTGCTCGATGCAGGGGACATTACAATGCTTAATCGCCATAGCGTGGATTACGTTGATATAGCCCCAAGAGTCAGTGAAATTGAGAAAGTCGTTGAAGAAGCGCCTGTTCGTCAAGCCAATATGTTGCAGATCGACTTATTCAACAGCGCGGTTGATGGCATCAAAGAACTTTTCGATACGGTTCAAAAAGGCGGCGTTCTTCAAAACGAAAATGTGGAATCCGCTTTCAATCCATTAATTGGAAGCATCAAAGAAGAAAATGACGTCGTTTCCTTGCTCCTTTCCCTAAACAGCGATGATGATTACACGCTTCAACACAGCGTTCAAGTAGGTATGTTATCGTATTACATTGCCAAATGGATGAACAAAAGCGAGAAAGAAGCTTTAATCATTGGCAAAGCAGGTTATTTGCACGATATAGGGAAGTGCAAGATTTCATTAGATATTTTGAATAAACCTGGGAAGCTAACGAGGGATGAATTCGAAGAAGTTCAGAAGCATACCATTTACGGATATGACATGATCAAGAAACAACTGAAGGATGATACGTTGGCTCTTGTGGCCTTGCAGCATCATGAACGGATGGATGGGACAGGTTACCCGCTTCGCAAATTCGGTAACGACATTCATTCGTACTCACGGATTATCGCAGTTGCGGACATTTACAGCGCCATGATCTCCAGCCGTGTTTATCAGCAACGACGGGATCTCCTTTATGTACTGAAGGAACTTCATCGCATGAGCTTTGGCCAGCTTGATCCGAAAATCACTCAAGTGTTTATCCGAAACATGATTCCGAATTTTATCGGTAAAAAAGTGTTTCTGAGCGATGGACGCGAGGGCACGATCATTATGACCAACCCGACAGACTTCTTCCGACCGCTCATTAACATCAATGGCCAATTCCTTGATATGTCTCAATTAGCAAATGTCGAAATTACGACGATCGCGATCTAG
- a CDS encoding C40 family peptidase: protein MWSKLKAPAIGSMVVMMAITTACGKDNTGTRVVPSASPTNVTSGVTGSSNSTAKSLSQAGKEIVALGTNDVTLPMKTFGSVKYVSAQDLIKTLKYQSEWEDSGRKLILGENDANFELIINSTKAVKDGTDITLSQPIVKEGAIAYLPVTDLADLFQDDMSFEVRSKDVLIHSTPMELIENEDDTSPSGNAPELDFAEDPTDPFRGEDTSANPAMMSDQTLTDRPVWSQFDQEDAVPVLKNIDVNAMIRKGKQYLGVKYLFGAKPYPQTGRFDCASFTQYIFGKYGVKLPRISRQQAALGTFVSRKSLRKGDLMFFYVPGRFKTNKTVGHVGIYIGNMQMLHSSPKPKNGVQITNINKPYWKKTYIKAKRFVY from the coding sequence ATGTGGAGTAAGTTAAAAGCACCTGCAATAGGAAGTATGGTCGTCATGATGGCGATTACGACGGCTTGCGGGAAGGATAATACGGGCACACGCGTTGTACCTTCAGCGAGTCCGACCAATGTTACTTCTGGGGTAACAGGTTCGAGTAATTCCACTGCCAAAAGTTTGTCACAGGCTGGGAAAGAGATCGTTGCCCTTGGCACGAATGATGTTACGCTGCCCATGAAAACGTTTGGCAGTGTGAAGTATGTTTCTGCTCAGGATTTGATCAAGACATTGAAATATCAATCCGAATGGGAAGATTCGGGACGTAAGCTTATACTTGGAGAAAATGACGCGAATTTTGAGTTAATCATAAACTCCACTAAAGCTGTTAAAGATGGAACAGACATCACTCTGAGTCAGCCCATTGTGAAAGAGGGGGCTATTGCGTATTTGCCGGTTACTGACCTAGCTGATTTATTCCAAGATGATATGTCTTTTGAAGTGCGTTCTAAAGATGTACTCATTCATAGCACGCCGATGGAATTGATCGAGAATGAGGACGATACAAGTCCAAGCGGAAATGCTCCAGAACTAGATTTCGCTGAAGACCCAACGGATCCATTCAGAGGAGAGGACACGTCGGCCAACCCAGCCATGATGTCAGATCAGACGTTGACGGATAGGCCGGTGTGGTCTCAATTCGATCAAGAGGATGCCGTCCCTGTTCTAAAAAACATTGATGTTAACGCGATGATTCGGAAAGGTAAGCAATATTTAGGTGTAAAATATTTATTTGGAGCAAAGCCATATCCACAGACGGGACGTTTCGATTGCGCTTCTTTCACGCAATATATTTTCGGGAAATACGGAGTCAAATTGCCGAGAATCTCTCGTCAGCAAGCGGCATTAGGTACGTTTGTTTCTCGGAAATCGTTACGTAAAGGCGATCTGATGTTTTTCTATGTCCCAGGACGCTTCAAAACGAATAAAACCGTAGGTCATGTCGGTATTTATATCGGCAACATGCAAATGCTTCATTCGTCTCCAAAGCCTAAAAACGGCGTTCAAATTACGAACATCAACAAGCCTTACTGGAAGAAAACGTATATTAAAGCAAAGCGATTTGTCTATTAA
- a CDS encoding DUF350 domain-containing protein, with amino-acid sequence MIVLDLLISLCVIVLLQFAGMYIFSLMTPYRDMEEINNGNVAVGITMGGKFVSTAIILGIAAYTNASIWHMGLWFAVGYSCLIASYWVFDWLTPGIKLSHQLKQGNIAVGTLLAAVYIGIAISVSSLII; translated from the coding sequence GTGATCGTGTTGGATTTGCTAATCAGTCTTTGCGTTATTGTCCTGCTGCAGTTTGCAGGAATGTATATCTTTAGTTTGATGACGCCATACCGCGATATGGAAGAAATCAATAATGGCAATGTGGCCGTAGGCATTACGATGGGCGGTAAATTCGTTTCCACAGCTATCATTCTAGGTATTGCCGCTTATACGAATGCCTCCATCTGGCATATGGGCCTATGGTTTGCAGTCGGTTACTCATGTTTAATAGCCTCATACTGGGTGTTTGATTGGTTAACACCTGGCATAAAGCTATCCCATCAGTTGAAGCAAGGCAATATCGCGGTAGGTACCTTGCTTGCAGCTGTATACATTGGCATCGCCATATCTGTCTCCTCACTCATTATTTAA
- a CDS encoding PH domain-containing protein: MISLGIFSGLLGNLSEVSVEELSAQYGSYLMSNETITTGFKLVRDTFVVTDERIIIIDHQGVTGKKTKVSTIDLDSIYEVSMETGGTGFDDSELTIHYITSPYYRANTISTATYRFEFKKKFNIQSFYVALQTAATQNRKRING, from the coding sequence GTGATAAGCTTGGGTATTTTTAGTGGATTACTAGGCAATTTATCGGAAGTTTCCGTGGAGGAGCTTAGTGCTCAATACGGTTCTTATCTGATGTCGAATGAAACGATCACAACAGGCTTTAAGCTCGTAAGGGACACTTTCGTCGTCACAGATGAACGCATCATTATCATTGACCATCAAGGTGTAACTGGCAAAAAAACAAAGGTTTCCACTATTGACCTCGATTCTATTTATGAAGTGTCCATGGAAACAGGCGGTACAGGATTTGACGACAGCGAACTAACCATTCATTACATCACATCGCCCTATTACAGAGCCAATACTATTTCAACCGCGACGTATCGGTTTGAGTTTAAGAAGAAATTTAATATCCAATCGTTCTATGTAGCCTTGCAAACAGCCGCTACGCAGAATCGCAAACGAATTAACGGTTAA
- a CDS encoding undecaprenyl-diphosphate phosphatase, whose translation MHTIFEAIIIGIVEGLTEFLPVSSTGHMILTQSLLNTQNDEVMKTFDFVIQLGAIMAVVIIYWKRILSLFGLVKRKSESRTGRKLNLLHILIGIVPAGVIGVLFNDVVDEKLFNTTTVLIGLVLGGILLIIAEQRKEQPKTMVLDDLTYRQAFAIGLWQLVSIWPGFSRSGSTIAGGMLSGVSRAASADFTFIMAIPIMFGASGVYFLKNYDAISSNDLPFFIVGFLVAFVVALLAVVSFIKFVQNMKLTYFAYYRFVVAAVFALYMFLK comes from the coding sequence ATGCATACAATTTTTGAGGCGATCATTATTGGGATCGTTGAAGGGTTAACCGAATTTTTGCCCGTGTCCTCGACAGGACATATGATTTTGACGCAAAGCTTGCTAAACACACAAAATGATGAAGTCATGAAAACCTTTGATTTCGTTATCCAGCTTGGTGCGATCATGGCGGTCGTCATTATTTATTGGAAGCGAATCCTCTCGCTGTTCGGTCTTGTGAAGCGCAAAAGCGAAAGCCGTACAGGAAGAAAACTGAATTTGCTGCACATCCTGATCGGGATCGTGCCAGCAGGTGTGATCGGCGTCTTATTTAATGATGTTGTGGATGAAAAATTGTTTAACACAACGACCGTATTAATCGGACTCGTCCTCGGGGGCATTCTGCTGATTATCGCAGAGCAGCGCAAGGAACAACCGAAGACGATGGTGCTGGATGATCTGACTTATCGTCAGGCTTTTGCCATCGGCTTATGGCAGCTCGTGTCCATTTGGCCAGGATTCTCGCGTTCAGGCTCAACGATTGCCGGGGGGATGCTGTCTGGTGTAAGTCGCGCAGCTTCAGCGGATTTCACATTCATTATGGCGATCCCGATCATGTTCGGCGCTTCGGGTGTGTACTTCCTAAAGAATTATGATGCGATTTCTTCGAATGATTTGCCCTTCTTTATCGTCGGTTTTCTTGTAGCCTTCGTCGTTGCTCTCTTGGCGGTTGTTTCTTTCATTAAGTTCGTACAGAACATGAAATTAACATACTTTGCCTATTATCGATTCGTTGTAGCGGCTGTTTTTGCACTCTACATGTTTCTGAAGTAG
- a CDS encoding ThiF family adenylyltransferase gives MDTRYSRQLLFAPIGIEGQRKLGDGRVAIVGMGALGTVLANHMVRAGVGYVRIIDRDFVDRTNLQRQMLYDEEDAAATLPKAIAAANRLRLVNSSIVIDPHVTDLNATNAEQLLHDVDLILDGTDNFAVRFLLNDVSNKLGIPWIYGGAVASRGVSLTILPGETPCLRCLFTQAPAAGTTDTCDTAGVISGIIHVVASFQATEALKLLVGAKEQLNLSMQQWDLWFNQNSAIRVSGAKKSDCPACAHHQFDYLDAHLESDTIQSLCGRNSVQIHPVRPSTHPLEYWEERLTPLGIVEKNKFLLKFHPSSDIQIILFPGGRVLIQGTEDLIQAKSLYSRYIGM, from the coding sequence ATCGATACGCGCTACTCGAGACAGCTACTCTTTGCTCCTATAGGCATCGAAGGGCAGCGAAAGCTTGGCGACGGTCGAGTCGCGATTGTTGGCATGGGTGCCTTAGGCACCGTACTTGCCAATCATATGGTGCGTGCCGGTGTAGGTTATGTTCGTATCATCGATCGTGATTTTGTCGATAGAACGAATCTGCAACGTCAGATGCTGTATGACGAAGAAGACGCTGCAGCTACGTTGCCCAAAGCGATTGCAGCCGCTAATCGGCTGCGTCTCGTCAATTCTTCCATCGTCATCGATCCCCATGTAACTGATCTGAATGCCACGAATGCTGAGCAATTGCTGCATGATGTGGACCTTATTTTAGATGGCACCGATAACTTTGCCGTCCGTTTCCTGCTGAATGATGTCAGCAACAAATTAGGCATCCCTTGGATTTATGGAGGCGCAGTCGCTTCTCGAGGGGTTTCCTTAACCATTCTCCCTGGTGAAACACCTTGTTTGCGCTGTTTATTCACGCAAGCTCCTGCTGCTGGAACGACAGACACCTGTGATACCGCTGGCGTCATTAGCGGCATTATCCATGTTGTGGCATCCTTTCAGGCGACAGAAGCACTCAAACTGCTCGTAGGCGCCAAAGAGCAGCTCAATCTTAGCATGCAGCAATGGGACTTATGGTTCAATCAGAACTCTGCCATCAGGGTCTCAGGGGCTAAGAAATCAGATTGTCCAGCTTGTGCCCATCACCAATTTGATTATTTAGATGCACACTTGGAGAGCGACACCATTCAATCTCTCTGCGGCCGTAATTCGGTACAGATCCATCCCGTGAGGCCCAGCACACATCCCCTGGAATACTGGGAAGAACGGCTCACGCCGCTTGGAATCGTCGAGAAAAATAAGTTTCTTTTGAAATTCCATCCATCCTCCGATATTCAAATCATTTTATTCCCGGGCGGCCGCGTTCTCATACAAGGGACTGAAGACCTAATTCAGGCTAAAAGTCTTTACAGCCGTTATATTGGGATGTAG
- a CDS encoding signal peptide protein encodes MKQARFMLFAIGIIGVIVIIWMISLAFDKKPSVLSKSVTTVASGNAATITNSSNGEVPWDYQVQQVKVGDLIDGDMVLLPNNERISNDQNFATGDSIYVLNYMFATMKIDSQGKNDVTLSQWKPIKTFKTKEEADKDISELKVEIKTDVKLIGVYKTELEGKSRFFAVAELPTGQKVKQPIPEERYKSFKDKKEVSVVLEEVHDYTNYDQSMAKFRGWAE; translated from the coding sequence TTGAAACAAGCACGATTTATGCTTTTTGCAATAGGAATCATCGGTGTGATCGTCATTATTTGGATGATCAGCTTGGCATTCGATAAGAAGCCTTCGGTTCTAAGTAAATCAGTGACTACGGTCGCCTCAGGTAACGCAGCTACGATAACTAACTCTTCCAACGGTGAGGTACCGTGGGATTATCAGGTTCAGCAAGTGAAGGTCGGCGATTTGATCGACGGGGACATGGTGCTATTGCCGAATAATGAACGAATCTCCAATGATCAGAATTTTGCGACGGGGGACAGCATCTATGTGCTAAACTATATGTTCGCAACGATGAAAATAGATAGTCAAGGGAAGAACGATGTGACACTTTCGCAATGGAAACCGATCAAGACGTTTAAAACCAAAGAAGAAGCGGATAAGGATATTTCGGAATTGAAAGTTGAAATTAAGACGGATGTTAAGCTAATTGGTGTGTATAAAACCGAACTGGAAGGCAAATCACGCTTCTTCGCTGTCGCGGAACTGCCAACTGGACAGAAGGTGAAGCAACCGATTCCCGAAGAGCGCTATAAGTCTTTTAAGGATAAAAAGGAAGTTAGTGTTGTGCTGGAAGAAGTGCATGATTATACGAATTATGATCAATCGATGGCTAAATTTCGGGGGTGGGCGGAGTGA
- a CDS encoding molybdenum cofactor biosynthesis protein: MNLHIQLFAGLVDLFGTTKLVVSLDQESITVAELKLKLTQDYPTASSLVATCFFAKNQAYAGDQDTLSASDEIALIPPVSGGQPSLYEITDTEIDITAVTSKVNHPNHGASLAFIGTTREMTFGQRTVLLEYEAYRPMALKMMATIGEEIASKWPGTLCAITHRLGRVDIAEASVVIAVSSPHRAACYDASRYAIERLKQIVPIWKKEIWEDGSEWKGSQTGPWNPLETPLTEY, translated from the coding sequence TTGAACCTACACATCCAACTTTTTGCTGGTCTCGTTGATCTGTTCGGAACTACGAAACTCGTCGTGTCCTTGGATCAAGAATCCATCACGGTTGCTGAATTGAAGCTGAAGCTTACGCAGGATTATCCCACTGCTTCCTCGCTCGTAGCGACTTGTTTTTTCGCTAAAAATCAAGCGTATGCCGGTGATCAAGATACCCTTTCGGCTTCTGACGAAATCGCTTTGATTCCACCTGTTTCTGGCGGACAGCCTTCACTATACGAGATTACCGACACGGAGATCGACATCACAGCCGTTACATCTAAAGTGAACCACCCCAACCACGGGGCCTCCCTGGCTTTTATTGGTACTACACGAGAAATGACCTTTGGACAGCGAACAGTGCTGTTAGAATATGAAGCATATCGACCTATGGCTCTGAAAATGATGGCCACCATCGGTGAGGAAATTGCCTCAAAATGGCCTGGCACCTTATGTGCGATTACACATCGACTCGGTCGTGTGGACATTGCCGAAGCCAGTGTTGTTATTGCAGTCTCGTCCCCTCATCGGGCCGCTTGCTATGACGCGAGCCGCTATGCGATTGAGCGATTGAAACAAATTGTCCCCATTTGGAAGAAAGAAATTTGGGAAGACGGCTCCGAATGGAAAGGCAGTCAAACGGGACCATGGAATCCGCTCGAAACGCCCCTTACAGAATATTAA
- a CDS encoding bifunctional metallophosphatase/5'-nucleotidase translates to MSDPLQRLVILHTNDIHSHFEQMPKISAYFDRVRRHWQPHQVLTLDIGDHMDRMFPETEGTNAIANLEIMNATGYDAMVLGNNEGLTFTPDWLRSVVLEHAKFPIIGSNITDMKTNETPDWMLPSLILKKSGFRIGLIGVTAAYQDYYQLLGWYVTDPMKAVSAHVRQLRPHVDIVIVMSHLGLRTDQRMAEELEGIDLILGGHTHHLLEEPLLLSGTYICAAGKFGQYAGHIELAYDPAQRRIAELNGRVVPMTAESEEDSSVTTLLEHYRIASTAALAAEVAQLRQPLRLDWYGESPLGNLLAAGIRRWTSAEIGLVNSGQLLQGLKEGGLTRGRLLEICPGPINPCRMELSGADIRQALEESLLDEFMEKPIRGFGFRGEVLGVLCVDGMTVHVDATRPPYERILAVHVGEEPLESERSYIVGTIDMFTFGSGYLSLSRGKQIVYMLPEFIRDVLADQLQDEAAIVSAHNSRFTGVVRPLM, encoded by the coding sequence ATGTCTGACCCCTTGCAGCGGCTAGTCATTTTACATACGAACGATATCCATAGCCATTTTGAACAAATGCCGAAAATTAGCGCTTATTTTGACCGTGTACGCCGTCATTGGCAGCCGCATCAAGTGTTGACACTCGATATTGGCGATCATATGGATCGCATGTTTCCGGAGACGGAAGGGACGAATGCCATCGCGAATTTGGAAATTATGAATGCGACAGGCTATGATGCCATGGTGTTAGGCAATAATGAAGGCTTGACCTTTACGCCAGATTGGCTCAGATCTGTTGTGCTTGAACATGCGAAATTTCCGATCATCGGCAGCAATATTACCGACATGAAGACGAATGAGACACCCGATTGGATGCTGCCTTCGCTCATCTTAAAGAAGTCAGGTTTTCGAATCGGTCTTATTGGCGTGACCGCAGCTTATCAGGATTATTATCAGCTTCTGGGCTGGTATGTAACCGATCCCATGAAGGCTGTCAGCGCGCATGTCCGTCAGTTGAGGCCTCACGTAGATATCGTGATCGTGATGTCGCATTTGGGCTTGCGGACGGATCAACGTATGGCTGAGGAACTTGAAGGCATTGATCTGATTCTGGGCGGTCACACCCATCATCTGCTGGAAGAGCCGCTTTTGCTCAGCGGCACCTATATTTGTGCGGCCGGCAAGTTCGGTCAGTACGCCGGCCACATCGAACTTGCCTACGATCCGGCGCAGCGCCGGATCGCCGAGCTGAACGGCCGCGTCGTTCCGATGACGGCCGAAAGCGAAGAAGACAGCAGCGTCACGACGCTGCTGGAGCACTACCGCATCGCCAGCACAGCGGCGCTGGCGGCGGAGGTCGCGCAGCTGCGGCAGCCGCTGCGCCTGGATTGGTACGGCGAATCCCCGCTCGGCAACTTGCTTGCCGCGGGCATTCGCCGCTGGACCAGCGCCGAGATCGGGCTGGTCAATAGCGGGCAGCTCCTTCAGGGACTGAAGGAGGGGGGGCTGACCCGGGGCCGGCTGCTGGAAATCTGCCCAGGCCCGATCAATCCGTGCCGCATGGAGCTCAGCGGCGCGGACATCCGTCAAGCGCTCGAAGAGTCGCTGCTTGACGAGTTCATGGAGAAGCCGATTCGAGGCTTCGGCTTCCGCGGGGAGGTGCTCGGCGTGCTCTGTGTGGACGGGATGACCGTCCACGTTGACGCTACGCGCCCTCCGTATGAGCGTATCCTCGCCGTGCACGTTGGCGAGGAGCCGCTGGAATCGGAACGATCGTACATCGTGGGCACGATCGATATGTTTACGTTTGGCTCTGGCTATTTATCCTTGAGCCGCGGCAAGCAAATTGTTTATATGCTGCCAGAATTCATACGCGATGTATTGGCCGATCAATTACAGGATGAGGCGGCGATCGTGAGCGCTCATAACAGTAGATTCACAGGAGTTGTCAGACCCCTCATGTAG
- a CDS encoding glutathionylspermidine synthase family protein, which produces MIFEVIGQPASDRDARVQQLAELGFRWANLEEEAYWIDQLIVMEHAVYEELIAAAKKLWLVFDKAARSLIGYRECYANLSIPEVLWDGLDRLEPGEEGVISRYARFDFSINIEGKIKLLELNADTPTGYVEAAIATPWLCDQYGLVSPNVEMKELVRQAWAIEAPTYAACVGYGQHIEDTGTIDALVAHSQREMTCVNCLDVWIDDGIVKVGKDQTIQRMFALYPKEWMGVDDGGEALSYAIEEQLVQLFNPLHAVILQSKGLQALIWQLHLERSELFTEEEHDAIAAYMLPTFTEPHLEGNYVSKSMFGREGGSVEIYDEHGELAHKDEAGFDTSVFFKRVYQGRADLPELSFAHGQGHLLTGLFVLNGTPCGLLGRAGGLITGNASQFVAIGVKTP; this is translated from the coding sequence ATGATCTTTGAAGTGATAGGTCAGCCAGCTTCTGATCGTGATGCAAGAGTTCAGCAACTAGCTGAACTTGGGTTCAGGTGGGCTAATTTGGAAGAGGAAGCCTACTGGATTGATCAACTTATCGTTATGGAACATGCAGTCTATGAGGAACTTATTGCTGCTGCAAAGAAGCTGTGGCTCGTGTTCGATAAAGCGGCCCGTAGCCTAATAGGTTATAGAGAATGCTACGCCAATCTCTCGATTCCCGAGGTGCTCTGGGATGGATTGGATCGACTTGAGCCTGGAGAAGAAGGCGTTATCAGTCGTTATGCCAGATTTGATTTTAGTATTAATATTGAAGGTAAGATCAAGCTGCTGGAGCTGAATGCGGATACCCCCACAGGCTATGTGGAGGCGGCAATTGCAACCCCATGGCTATGTGATCAATACGGTCTAGTCTCGCCGAATGTAGAGATGAAAGAGCTTGTACGTCAAGCATGGGCGATTGAGGCCCCAACGTATGCAGCCTGTGTAGGCTATGGACAACATATTGAAGATACAGGGACGATCGATGCCCTTGTCGCGCACAGTCAAAGAGAGATGACCTGCGTAAATTGCTTGGATGTATGGATTGATGATGGGATCGTCAAGGTAGGAAAGGATCAAACAATTCAGCGTATGTTCGCCTTATATCCGAAGGAGTGGATGGGTGTTGACGACGGCGGAGAGGCACTATCCTATGCCATTGAAGAGCAACTGGTTCAGTTGTTCAATCCGCTGCATGCTGTTATTTTGCAATCCAAAGGCTTACAGGCCTTGATCTGGCAGTTGCATCTGGAGCGCTCTGAGCTGTTTACGGAAGAAGAGCATGATGCGATTGCGGCATATATGCTGCCAACGTTCACAGAGCCTCATCTGGAAGGGAATTATGTATCCAAGTCGATGTTCGGCCGCGAAGGCGGATCCGTGGAAATCTATGATGAACATGGCGAGCTGGCACATAAGGATGAGGCAGGCTTTGATACGAGCGTATTTTTCAAACGTGTCTATCAAGGGCGGGCTGATTTGCCTGAGCTTTCTTTTGCTCATGGTCAGGGACATCTATTAACAGGGTTATTCGTCCTTAACGGTACGCCGTGCGGTCTACTCGGCAGAGCTGGCGGTTTGATTACAGGAAATGCAAGTCAATTTGTGGCGATTGGAGTGAAAACGCCTTGA